In Ovis aries strain OAR_USU_Benz2616 breed Rambouillet chromosome 13, ARS-UI_Ramb_v3.0, whole genome shotgun sequence, the genomic window aatatttattaaagtcaCCGTCAGAGCAGAGCATTGAAGCAGGCTCAGGGCCCTCCTCAGCTCGGCCCTGGGGGACTGTGTGGGCTGCACGTCCGTCAAGGTGAACCTGTTGGTTGTTGGGAAGCTTTAGAAACGCTGTTTTCATCCCCTGAATCCCCATGTCTCCCGCAGTGTGTCCTGCCCTGTCCTGGGGGCTCCCAAAGTGCTCTCTCTTTGCCTCCCGTGCCATTGTCCCTGTTGTACAGCATTTCATAGGTCTGcgactcttttcttctctttgctctGCAGTTGCTGATGCAAGGAATCCCCTGGGCCCCCGTCCACTCCACTGCTGACCAGCCCATCCTCCTGCGCTGTGCTTTCCTGCAGGCACCCCTCCCACTGCCTCTGTGGGACCCGGTGACGTGGGGGTCCATCTGGCCGGAGAAGAAAACCCTCTCATGCTAGCGTTGCAGACCCCAGAGGGTGAGAGAAAGAGGGGCCTTATTCAGCCTTGAGACCTGGGGGTCAGCCCTGAGGCACAGGGCATCCTTTTCGCCAGAGAACCAAGGCAGCTTCCCTTGGTCAGTGGTTCCAAGCCTTTTTGTTATCCTGGCCCCCTTTTGTTGTGTGTTCTCTTGCCACCTGCATTTTTATCTGCCAAACCATACAGATGAAGTGACCactttgccttttccaaattAACAATGATGTCTATGACTGAATGTACAATAAAAACCACCACCCAATGATTGCTATGCTGTTGTCAACATCAGAGCTTCTGATCATCATGAAATAATCAATGCAACCACAATGAATTGATAAAATGTCAGCAGCAGAGAAAAACCAGTGTTTAACTATGCCTTTGGGGTCTTTTTGTGGGTAGACGTTTGATTTCTTTTGGGTGTTGTGACACTGAAACTTTCGGAGCGTCAGCCTGAACTCAGCGGCCCCCCTAGGAGTCTGATAGCCAGGTTGGGAACCACTTTAGCCATTGAGGCTTGTGCCAGTGTGCTTTGGGTGGGGTAATAGGGAATGCTAATCGGAAGGAGCTGACCCTCCTGTGGGTGTTTAAAGTAAATTTTCACCTGGGGATTATGAAGGACTGAACTCGGTGTTCCTTCCAGCCTTCCTGGTTCTTTTAGCAACAGATACCTTCCTGCTCTGTAGTTAGGAGGAGGCATCTAATTCGAGGCTTTCCTGCGCTGGGCTGTGTTCCAGTTAGATTTTACTGGGTaggaaaagggaagaggagcagttactgctgctgcttaTGGGAACAACTTTCTCAGGCTCAGACCCTGTTGCATCTTGTCTGCCACTCTTGGTGCTTTGTAAACATTGGCAGAATGAATACAGCTCTGCTGGTCCTTGGTACCATGCTGAGCGCCAGAGAGCCAAACTGGACCCACTTCTGAGGCCTGGGAGTTCTGACAGTCTAATGGAGGGGGGCAAACTGAGTTGATGGACCAGATGATTTGAGTGCTACAATCCTACGGAGGGGCTCTGACCGCCTAGCCTGGGGAAGGGAACCAAGGAAGGGTTCCTGGAGGATGGAGGACCTAGTGGTAAGCCAGGCAGagacatagatggggaaagagtattCCAGGCCAAAAGAGCATCAGGAGCGCCCCCATTTGACAGTTGAGGGAACAGCAACTTAGGCCTGAGGGCTCCCGTGGCGGCAGGCTGGCCCTCCACTATGGGGCTGGATCGGCTTCACACGTGTAGGTGGTCACTGGGGCCCTTGGTGGATTGTAATTCGGGTGCAGTTGTAGGGAGCGGGGTGGGGGTGATTGACCTCCACGCGCTGCTGGCCCTGACACCTTTCAGTCCTCTGTGTGGCAGGTCCGGTGTGGGTGCTGAGATGGCCAATGAGAATCACGGCAGCCCCCGGGAGGAAGCATCCTTGTTGAGTCACTCCCCCAGCACCTCCAGTCAGAGCCAGCCCTGTTCTCCAAAGCCCATCCGCCTGGTGCAGGACCTCCCAGGTACCGGGGAGGGGCCGTGGCAGGGCAGTGGGGTCGGCAGGGTGCCCAGGAGCAGCCGTGACCCTGGCTGGGTTCCGTGCTTGTTTGCAGAGGAGCTGGTGCACGCAGGCTGGGAGAAGTGCTGGAGCCGAAGGGAGAACCGTCCCTACTACTTCAACCGATTCACCAACCAGTCCCTGTGGGAGATGCCCGTGCTCGGCCAGCACGACGTGATTGTGAGTGCCAGCCTCGGGATGGGGCCGGCGGGGGGTGGTGTCTCAGCAGCTTCTGGCATCTGGGCCTTCCCCAAATGTACCCTGAGCAGCTGTTAACTCACCTGGCACTGTGTCAGGGCCAGGGGACACAGTGCCCAGCAGGACAGACACACGGTTCTGCCTGCCTGGAAGCTGTCCTCCAGTAGCAGAGACTGTCTGACATAGGAGGATGATTCTGTGAGTGGGTGGTGTTGAACTTGGGTTGCACATTGGGCACTGTGCCTGGGATGCGGTCGTGAGCAAGGTGGATCTGGTCCTGCCCTTGCCTGCTGGGGGTGCCCGGGATTACAGTGTAGCACCTGCAGGAAGAACAGGGTCATAGCCCAGCAGGGGTGCCGAGCGGGTCTAGGGAAGGGGGGAGTACAGGGAAGGCTCCCTGGAGAACCATCGTGTAAGGTGAGGTTAGCTGAGTGAAAGTGGGAAGCGGTGAGCAGCACTGTCTGGGAGCCCGTGTTGACGTGATGACATGTGGGGTGCAGGCCGTCTGTCTGGGTCCCTGTCACTTGGGGACTTTGTTTTCTGGGCAGTCcaaccccattttgcagatgaagacactgaggctccGAGAGGGGAAGGGACTGGCCCAAGACCTCAAGGCAGTAAGAGGCAGAGCAGGACTTGCACCCTGCCCACCGTCACAGACATCCTCTCAGTGTCACCACAGGAGCTCCAAGTGTTTAAGTTTCCCCTTTATTCCTGTCGTTCTGGttctttctggctgtgctgttcagcgtgcaggatctttagttccccgacaagatcaaaccctcaccctcaggagtgaaagcacagagttctagccactggaccgccagggaatgcCCCCATTCTGGTTCTTACGCCAGGTGTCATTTTAAACTGGTCACATGCATTGACCCCTTAAATCACGCTTCCAGAGGCTCAGCAGGGCTCAGCAGGGCCCACCTTAGAAGGCCCTGGCCTGGGGCGCACGGTTGCAGGGGCAGAGCTGTGTTGGTCCTGCACCCCAGCCCCTGTGCTCTTctccgaggaggaggaggaggggcgggggcgggactTGCAGTACTGGGGCTCTTAAGCCACCGGCCCTGGTTGCAGCAATGCTGGTCTTCCTCCACCAGTCGGACCCTTTAGGGCTGAACGCGACCCCCCTGCCCCAAGACTCAAGCTTGGTGGAAACCCCCCTGGCTGAGAACAAGCCCCGAAAGCGGCAGCTCTCAGAAGAGCAGCCCAGTGGCAATGGCGTGAAGAAGCCCAAGGTGAGTGTAGGCAGACCGGGGTGGGCAGGCAGCGGGCAGGGCCCCTGTGCCCTGGGCATCGGCAGTCAGTTGGGAGGTGGGGCTCGCAGTGGTGGAGCCCAGCCAGCTCCCCTGACCTCAGACCTCTGATTCTTGCTCCAGATTGAAATCCCCATGACACCCACGGGCCCGTCAGTCCCCAGCTCCCCCAGCATCCCAGGAACCCCAACACTGAAGATCTGGGGCACGTCCCCTGAAGATAAACAGCAGGCAGCTCTCCTCCGACCCACAGAGTGAGTCCTTGCTGCTGCCCATCCTGGATGGCTGGCTTGCCCAGgactgtgtgtgttggggggttgCCGAGGGGGGAGCAGGCAGGGCGTCCACCTCCTCATTGCTCTGTCTGTGCCCCCAGGGTGTACTGGGATCTGGACATTCAGACCAACGCGGTCATCAAGCACCGGGGGCCTTCGGAGGTGCTGCCTCCACACCCCGAGGTGGAGCTGCTCCGCTCCCAGCTCATCCTGAAGCTCCGGCAGCACTACCGGGAGCTGTGCCAGCAGCGAGAGGGTACTGCCTCCCGGGCCCACCTGTCTTGTGTGCGCCCACCATGAGCTGGAGCTGGGGCTTGGCCACTGGGGCTTGGGGAGTGGCACCGTGGAGACTGGGGCCTGCGCCTGTGTTCTGGAGGGGTCCCAGCTCCAGTAACTGCTGCTCTGTGACTCTGGGCTTATTGAACAACCTCTCTGCACTcaagttttctcacctgtaaggTAGCGGTGGTAACAATGCCTACATAAGGGTGCCTGCCTAGCATTAGCAACACCCgaacaacaaaaaacaagtcATTAACACTTGGCAGTGCTTGCTATCTGCCAGGTACTGTTTGCAGCCTTTTTATGTATGTGTTAAAGGGCATAAAAAGCCAAGCTCCTACCCCTCACACAGTCACTCCAGGGAGTAAGTGCTTAGTAAACTGTagcttttattaataaataagccTGCTTGAACTTGGCTGAGATATGGAATCCATCCATCCCCTCGTTGTTACCCCTTGTGCCTTTTATGGAACTAGCAGTTCTCAGAATACCCTTCAGGAGATGCTGCCTGGGACCGAGCTCCTGACGTAGCGGGGGCTGTCCCTTGTTTACTGTGGCACCTCTGGTGCCCATGCCACGCCTCCGGTGCTGCCCCGTGGAGCCGGCTGACTGAATCCGGACTTTGATCTGCTGTCCTGTCCCACAGGCATTGAGCCCCCCCGGGAATCCTTCAACCGCTGGATGCTGGAGCGCAAGGTCGTGGACAAAGGCTCTGACCCCCTGTTGCCAAGCAACTGTGAACCGGTGGTGTCACCTTCCATGTTTCGCGAAATCATGAACGACATTCCCATCAGGTACGGCCCCCGGCCAGGCCCGCCGGCCCCAGCCTCTTGGTGTGAGTGCCCAGGCCACGGTAGGCAGGctctctctccctgctctctGACCCAGGTTGTCCCGAATCAAGTTCCGGGAGGAGGCCAAGCGTCTGCTCTTCAAGTACGCAGAGGCGGCCAGGCGGCTCATCGAGTCCAGGTTTGTTTGGCTCTTGTCTCCTGACCCAGTGTGACCGGGCTCCGGCCAGCGTGAGGGGAGGGCCTGGGCCTTCTGGCCACCTCTGGGGCCCAGTCATGACGCTTGGTGGCCAGAGTGGGGCCTgctccctcagacagcaagggtTGCACTGTCAGCCTGGGTGTGGATGCCCAAATGCAAGTGGCAGTGGaatgggaggaggaaggaggggccaGCGGGTGCTAACAGCGGCCCCTTTTTATGCGCCCCCAACCGGCAGGAGTGCGTCTCCTGACAGCAGGAAGGTGGTCAAGTGGAATGTGGAGGATACCTTCAGCTGGCTGCGGAAGGACCACTCTGCCTCCAAGGAGGACTACATGGTGAGCAGCCTTGGGTGGAAGGCCACTGCTTCCAAGAAGCCCGCTCTGCCTGCCGAGGCCAGGCGGGCCCCCACGGCAGCCGCCTCCTGTGCATTTGGCCGACCTTTGACACTCATCAGGCCCCCAACTCATGTCTGTGGAGCTGTTTCTCTGAGCTCCTGACTTTCTCCCAAAGAACACTTCTGTTACAGTTCTTACTGGAATCCTGTGCTTGGCCACACACCATAAGTAGGGGCCTTTTCAacttaatgaatattcagtacctCCCTTTAGATTTTTGGAAAACAGATGGACAGACTGCCTTTGCTTGGTGTGTGTGGCCCTACTGCAGTTCAGAGCTATCACCAGATTTAACCGCCCACTTTAATGAGtccaaaacaattttgttttctgGCCCAAACCCATCACTCTTCAACTCTCCACCAGCACTAGCAATGGGCTTTCTTTTCAGGACCATTTTTCACAAGAGACAAGGTTTCGCACTTCACGATAGTAACTGTGTACTTGACACGTAGAGAGTGATAAAGGTAGGTGACCTCACTAGCAAGAGTGACTCGTTTTCACCCATCACTTTGACATGTGCAATTCAGCGTAATTACAAAGGCCTACAGTTAACCTTACAAATCGCTGAAGGCTCAAATCCAAATCTGCAGTGCCCAGAGAGCCCCTGTTTTACAACAGCCATTCTCCCCATAAACTGCAGATGCCTTGTAAGCAGGGATTATGCCTGGTTTGTCTGTGTCCCCAGCAAGTATCAAGAGATTTGCCCTAGTGTAACCCCAGCAGTAAGTGCTGGCTTTTATTAGATATGTAACTGTATTTCAAGGGCGTGGCAAATCCTTAATGGGAATGACTGCATTTAATATTCAGACTGCCTTGTTAGGTAAGTATTTTGTGTTCCCTTAACTGTTGAGGAATAAGATTCAGTGATGCCAAGGGATTTGTCCAAGTGACACAGCCAGTAAGTAGCAGAGCCTGTTTCAGGACGAGGACAGCTGGGATCTGACAGCCCTCCTGCGCCAGCCCTCGGAGCCTGATGAGGAGTCTCTCTCCCCCAGGACCGCCTGGAACACCTGCGGAGGCAGTGTGGCCCCCACGTCTCGGCCGCAGCCAAGGACTCCGTGGAAGGCATCTGCAGCAAGGTCTACCACATCTCCCTGGAGTACGCCAGACGGATCCGAGAGAAGCACCTTGCCATCCTCAAGGAAAACAACATCCCAGGTAGGGCACCAGGTGGTACAGAAGGGACAAGTAAGGCTGAGTTTCAAGGCCATGGACTGGTTCAGGGAGGCCCATTTCTCCCAGCAGTGGGACCTGCTGTGACCTTTGGCTCTGGGGTTTCCACGCCCTCTGGGAAACAGAAGTGGTGAGAAAGGGAGGGCTGGAGGTgcgagagagacagggagagaggtaGGCGGCCTGCCTTCACATCCGTCCTCTGCAAGCCCCACTGAGGGGTGATACCTAGCCACAGGAGCATGTGAAGATTTGGGGACCTCCAAGTGCTGGGCCCCAGAAGAGCCCCACACAGTCTCATGACTGTTACAGGCAGGCAGTGTAGTTCTCATACTTCTCCATGGCAGCAAACCCCAGCTTGCCCACCACGCCCCAGGGCATGGTGGCCCGAGTGGGTTCAGAGCGTGTTGATGTGGACCCCTGCTTCTCGCTCCTGCCGGTTGCCTAGCTGTCTCCTCAGTTACTGAACCATTTGAGctgctgttgggcttcccttgtggctcagctggtaaagaatctgctgcagtgcgggagacctgggttcagtccctgggttgggaagatcctctggagaagggaaaggcgccccactccagtattgtggcctggagagttacatggactgtagagtccatgggtcgcaaagagtcgggcacgactgagcgacttccacgtCACATCACTTCCCTGAGCTGCAGTTCACTCCTCCCTGGGATGGGACTTACCTCTCCGGGTCACTGGGACGCTCATGGGAAGTGTCTGGCCCTGGGTGGGCCCAGGGCTGTCAGGGTGACGGCCCTCCCCGCGCTTCTGCCTGCAGAGGAGGTGGAGGCGCCCGAGGTGGAGCCCCGCCTGGTGTACTGCTACCCAGTGCGGCTGGCCGTGCCCGCGCCCCCCGTGCCCAGCGTGGAGATGCACGTGGAGAACAGCGTGGTCTGCGTCCGCTACAAGGGCGAGATGGTCAAGGTCAGCCGCAACTACTTCAGCAAGCTGGTAAGAGCCACGGTGGGAGGCGGCCCCAGGAGGTGGCGCGGGCCAGCCCTCGGCTGGAGTCTGCTGCGGGGCGGTGGGCGGGCTGCCGTTGAAGCCCACTGCTTTCTGCCCCACAGTGGCTCCTTTACCGCTACAGCTGCATCGACGACTCCGCCTTCGAGAGGTTCCTGCCCCGGGTCTGGTGTCTGCTCCGCCGGTACCAGGTACTGGCCGGGGCGGCTGGGGGCGGGCTGACCCGGAGGGCGGGGAGGCCGCCCGAGGCTGAGCCAGCCGCTCCGCAGATGATGTTCGGCGTGGGTCTCTACGAGGGCACAGGCCTGCAGGGCTCGCTGCCGGTGCACGTCTTTGAGGCACTGCACCGACTCTTTGGAGTCAGCTTCGAGTGCTTCGCCTCGCCCCTCAACTGCTACTTCCGTCAGTACTGCTCCGCCTTTCCCGACACAGACGGCTACTTCGGCTCCCGCGGGTGAGCGCCCCATGCTGCTGGGCCTCCTGCCTGGGTAGCGTCCTCCAGAGCACCCAGCCCACCGGGGTCAGCTGCTTCCTGATGCTGGGGGGCTTCAGGCCTGGGCGGTTACAGAGCCCGCCTGGGTCAGCTGCTTCCCAAAGCTGAGGGGCTTTAGGCCTGGGCGGTTACAGAGCCCGCCTGGGTCAGCTGCTTCCCGATGCTGGGGGGCTTCAGGCCTGGGCGGTTATGGAGCCCGCCTGGGTCAGCTGCTTCCCGATGCTGGGGGGCTTCAGGCCTAGCCAGTTTCGGGTGGAGTCCCTGCCTCCCCCGTCATGAGCCCTGTGGCCGTGAACGCGCTGCTGCAGGTCTGGGAACCTATGCCAGCCCCGACCCAGCCAGTGGCGCTCAGTAAACTATCCTGGGTCGGGAGGCAGAGCACCAGGTCCCACAGTGAGCGGATGGGTGGGCACAGAGGCAGCCAGGCCAGCGGGAGGGCAGCCTGGTCACCACTGGGTTTgggccccacctcctcccctaACCAGCTCCGTGGACTTGGCCCCCAAGCCTGAGCCTCTCTGTCCTCAGCCGTTCAACCTAGTGGGTTACCTCTTGTCCCAGGACAAACCAACGGTGGCCCTTGGCCCCTGGCCTGACCAGAGCCCTTTCTCCAAAGGGCTGCCTGTGGTGGGGGTGGCACCTGTTCTTGGTGGAGGAGCTGGGTCCTGGTGCGACCTACACGCTCACCTCTTTCCCCAGGCCCTGCCTAGACTTCTCCCCACTGAGCGGTTCCTTTGAAGCCAACCCTCCCTTCTGTGAGGAGCTCATGGATGCCATGGTCTCTCACTTCGAGGTGGGTGTGTGACTGGGTGTGGGAGCTTGGCTGGCAAGCCAGAGGGCCAGTGGCCTGGAGTGCAAGCCGCCGATACCCTCCCTGGGACTCTTCCCACAGAAACTGCTTGAGAGCTCGCCAGAGCCCCTGTCCTTCATCGTGTTCATCCCCGAGTGGCGGGAGCCCCCAACCCCAGCGCTCACCCGCATGGAGCAGAGCCGCTTCAAGCGCCACCAGCTGGTTCTGCCTGCCTTCGAGCACGAGTACCGCAGCGGCTCCCAGCACGTCTGCAAGAAGTGGGTGCtggggggccggggcgggggggggccgGGCTGGGCTCACCCAGCCAGGCCCTGCCTTGAGCCACCGCTTTTGCCCACAGGGAGGAAATGCACTACAAGGCCGTCCACAACACGGCCGTGCT contains:
- the PCIF1 gene encoding mRNA (2'-O-methyladenosine-N(6)-)-methyltransferase isoform X1, yielding MANENHGSPREEASLLSHSPSTSSQSQPCSPKPIRLVQDLPEELVHAGWEKCWSRRENRPYYFNRFTNQSLWEMPVLGQHDVISDPLGLNATPLPQDSSLVETPLAENKPRKRQLSEEQPSGNGVKKPKIEIPMTPTGPSVPSSPSIPGTPTLKIWGTSPEDKQQAALLRPTEVYWDLDIQTNAVIKHRGPSEVLPPHPEVELLRSQLILKLRQHYRELCQQREGIEPPRESFNRWMLERKVVDKGSDPLLPSNCEPVVSPSMFREIMNDIPIRLSRIKFREEAKRLLFKYAEAARRLIESRSASPDSRKVVKWNVEDTFSWLRKDHSASKEDYMDRLEHLRRQCGPHVSAAAKDSVEGICSKVYHISLEYARRIREKHLAILKENNIPEEVEAPEVEPRLVYCYPVRLAVPAPPVPSVEMHVENSVVCVRYKGEMVKVSRNYFSKLWLLYRYSCIDDSAFERFLPRVWCLLRRYQVLAGAAGGGLTRRAGRPPEAEPAAPQMMFGVGLYEGTGLQGSLPVHVFEALHRLFGVSFECFASPLNCYFRQYCSAFPDTDGYFGSRGPCLDFSPLSGSFEANPPFCEELMDAMVSHFEKLLESSPEPLSFIVFIPEWREPPTPALTRMEQSRFKRHQLVLPAFEHEYRSGSQHVCKKEEMHYKAVHNTAVLFLQNEPGFAKWGPTPERLQELSAACRQSGRSHSSSGSASSEAKDRDSGREQGPSREPHST
- the PCIF1 gene encoding mRNA (2'-O-methyladenosine-N(6)-)-methyltransferase isoform X2; its protein translation is MANENHGSPREEASLLSHSPSTSSQSQPCSPKPIRLVQDLPEELVHAGWEKCWSRRENRPYYFNRFTNQSLWEMPVLGQHDVISDPLGLNATPLPQDSSLVETPLAENKPRKRQLSEEQPSGNGVKKPKIEIPMTPTGPSVPSSPSIPGTPTLKIWGTSPEDKQQAALLRPTEVYWDLDIQTNAVIKHRGPSEVLPPHPEVELLRSQLILKLRQHYRELCQQREGIEPPRESFNRWMLERKVVDKGSDPLLPSNCEPVVSPSMFREIMNDIPIRLSRIKFREEAKRLLFKYAEAARRLIESRSASPDSRKVVKWNVEDTFSWLRKDHSASKEDYMDRLEHLRRQCGPHVSAAAKDSVEGICSKVYHISLEYARRIREKHLAILKENNIPEEVEAPEVEPRLVYCYPVRLAVPAPPVPSVEMHVENSVVCVRYKGEMVKVSRNYFSKLWLLYRYSCIDDSAFERFLPRVWCLLRRYQMMFGVGLYEGTGLQGSLPVHVFEALHRLFGVSFECFASPLNCYFRQYCSAFPDTDGYFGSRGPCLDFSPLSGSFEANPPFCEELMDAMVSHFEKLLESSPEPLSFIVFIPEWREPPTPALTRMEQSRFKRHQLVLPAFEHEYRSGSQHVCKKEEMHYKAVHNTAVLFLQNEPGFAKWGPTPERLQELSAACRQSGRSHSSSGSASSEAKDRDSGREQGPSREPHST